A region of Bacteroidota bacterium DNA encodes the following proteins:
- the cas7c gene encoding type I-C CRISPR-associated protein Cas7/Csd2 has protein sequence MTEHIITDPEKRHDFVFLFDVTDGNPNGDPDGDNTPRFDPETRQGLVTDVCIKRKIRDYAHEMAGADIFIQSEKTLNTRIKEAAEANDIPKPKNNKVVVPELQGHVAAAYLDVRLFGAVLSTGDYNAGQVRGPVQLTFSRSVDPILPLSVTITRQARTTEKRAETGKTEIGRKAIVPYALYRGHGFYSPHLGERVGVSQEDLALFWEAFARMFEYDRSAARGQMVLREAYIFTHDSPRGNAPAHRLFERIRFEEANGDVPRSFDHYRDRLIVDEGGLPDTIALTRLTDVAWG, from the coding sequence ATGACTGAGCACATCATCACCGACCCCGAGAAGCGTCACGACTTCGTCTTCCTCTTCGACGTCACCGACGGCAACCCCAACGGCGACCCTGACGGCGACAACACGCCACGCTTCGACCCCGAGACCCGGCAGGGCCTCGTCACCGACGTTTGCATCAAGCGCAAAATCCGCGACTACGCCCACGAGATGGCCGGGGCCGACATCTTCATTCAGAGCGAGAAGACCCTCAATACGCGGATCAAAGAGGCCGCCGAGGCGAACGACATCCCGAAGCCAAAGAACAACAAGGTCGTGGTCCCCGAGCTTCAGGGACACGTCGCCGCGGCCTACCTCGACGTGCGTCTCTTCGGAGCCGTTCTCTCGACCGGCGACTACAACGCCGGGCAAGTGCGCGGGCCGGTGCAACTCACATTCTCGCGCTCGGTGGACCCGATCCTGCCTCTCTCGGTCACGATCACGCGGCAGGCGCGGACAACGGAGAAGCGGGCAGAAACGGGGAAGACTGAGATCGGGCGGAAGGCCATCGTCCCTTACGCGCTCTACCGAGGGCACGGGTTCTACAGCCCGCACCTCGGTGAGCGAGTCGGTGTCTCGCAGGAAGACCTCGCGCTCTTCTGGGAGGCGTTCGCCCGCATGTTCGAGTACGACCGCTCGGCGGCGCGTGGGCAGATGGTCCTCCGCGAGGCGTATATCTTCACGCACGACAGTCCTCGTGGCAACGCACCGGCCCATCGCCTTTTCGAGCGCATCCGGTTCGAGGAGGCGAACGGCGATGTGCCGCGCTCCTTCGACCACTACCGCGACCGGCTCATCGTGGACGAGGGCGGCCTGCCGGACACCATCGCGCTGACGAGGCTCACGGACGTAGCCTGGGGCTGA
- a CDS encoding PIN domain-containing protein: MTLLDRIAGRRVYFDSNVFIYVVEGSAVYESALRPVVRAVASGALTALTSELTLSEVLVHPLRDRDAERERSFLRVVRAHGGLAVEPVSRSVLIEAARLRAATTALKLPDAIHAATARLHGCAVLLTNDARVRAVPNLEVLQLSEVV; encoded by the coding sequence GTGACCCTCCTCGACCGGATCGCTGGCCGACGCGTCTACTTCGACTCGAACGTGTTCATCTATGTCGTCGAGGGGTCGGCGGTGTACGAGTCGGCCCTGAGGCCCGTCGTGAGGGCCGTCGCCAGTGGTGCTCTGACTGCGCTCACAAGCGAACTCACGCTGTCGGAGGTTCTCGTTCACCCCCTCCGGGACCGAGATGCCGAACGCGAGCGGAGCTTTCTGCGCGTCGTCCGTGCGCACGGTGGCCTCGCAGTCGAACCCGTGTCTCGCAGTGTGCTCATCGAAGCGGCCCGACTCCGCGCCGCCACGACGGCCCTCAAGCTGCCCGACGCAATCCACGCCGCTACGGCTCGCTTGCATGGCTGCGCTGTTCTGCTCACCAACGACGCGCGCGTCCGCGCCGTGCCGAACCTGGAAGTCCTGCAACTCAGCGAAGTCGTGTGA
- the cas4 gene encoding CRISPR-associated protein Cas4, translating to MNDFSAHRIQSSGSPGGWRDAEVVPISALQHYAYCPRQCALIHVEQVWDENIYTLRGRRAHGRVDTPKGMTRDGLRTEHALPLFSDALGLAGRADAVEFEADGTPFPVEHKVGSRKKGGLARRADEVQLCAQALCLEEMFERDVPAGALYYRKSRRRHEVAFSSALRVETQEVIRKTRGLLRVRRLPPPVADARCPRCSLIETCMPYVVERLGDGEPNDETP from the coding sequence GTGAACGATTTCTCAGCCCATCGGATCCAGAGCAGTGGCTCGCCCGGCGGCTGGCGTGACGCCGAGGTCGTCCCGATCTCGGCGCTCCAGCACTACGCCTACTGCCCCCGGCAGTGCGCGCTGATCCACGTCGAGCAGGTGTGGGACGAGAACATCTACACGCTCCGCGGGCGGCGGGCGCACGGGCGGGTGGACACGCCGAAGGGCATGACCCGCGACGGCCTCCGCACAGAGCACGCGCTCCCGCTCTTCTCCGACGCGCTCGGTCTCGCGGGCCGCGCCGACGCCGTCGAGTTCGAGGCCGACGGGACGCCGTTCCCGGTCGAGCACAAGGTCGGGAGCCGGAAGAAGGGCGGGCTCGCCCGGCGGGCCGACGAGGTGCAGCTCTGCGCGCAGGCGCTCTGCCTGGAGGAAATGTTCGAGCGTGATGTGCCCGCCGGAGCGCTCTACTACCGCAAGAGCCGCCGCCGCCACGAGGTCGCGTTCTCGAGCGCGCTCCGGGTGGAGACGCAGGAGGTCATCCGGAAGACGCGGGGGCTGCTGCGGGTGCGGCGGCTACCCCCGCCCGTGGCCGACGCACGCTGCCCGCGCTGCTCGCTCATCGAGACCTGCATGCCCTACGTCGTCGAGCGCCTCGGCGACGGCGAACCGAACGACGAAACGCCATGA